A single window of Hyphomicrobiales bacterium DNA harbors:
- a CDS encoding 3-oxoacyl-(acyl-carrier protein) reductase: MDFFSDIAGKRAVVTGACGVIGRWIAQSLRDAGADLCLTDTDDGALKVCADELGLGGTGFTHAADLTDEASINGLVNAVDQHWGAADILVNNAGIYPSGFLLDISTQDFDRIFAINLRAPFILTKGIALQMIAKGIKGSVINISSGASRKMRRTVVPYCTSKTALDRLTKGFAIELAEFGIRVNALEPGFAAGSSVSSLTEDHINNTIAAIPLGRPSSPSDVANGLLYLASDASSYVTGATLTIDGGNSIGSLAVHQAKKHPL, translated from the coding sequence ATGGATTTCTTCTCCGACATCGCCGGCAAGCGTGCGGTCGTCACCGGCGCCTGCGGGGTCATTGGCCGCTGGATCGCGCAGTCGTTGCGCGACGCAGGCGCGGATCTCTGCCTCACGGATACGGATGACGGCGCCCTCAAGGTCTGCGCGGACGAGCTTGGTCTCGGCGGCACGGGGTTCACCCATGCCGCGGATCTGACGGATGAGGCTTCTATCAACGGCCTCGTCAATGCCGTCGACCAGCATTGGGGAGCAGCGGATATTCTCGTCAACAACGCGGGTATCTATCCAAGCGGCTTCCTGCTCGACATCTCCACGCAGGATTTCGACCGGATCTTCGCGATCAACCTGCGCGCGCCCTTCATCCTGACGAAGGGCATCGCCTTGCAGATGATCGCCAAGGGCATCAAGGGCTCGGTCATCAACATCTCATCCGGCGCCTCGCGCAAGATGCGGCGAACCGTCGTGCCTTACTGCACCTCGAAGACAGCGCTCGACCGGTTGACGAAGGGCTTCGCCATCGAGCTTGCCGAATTCGGCATCCGCGTCAATGCGCTGGAGCCAGGCTTCGCGGCCGGCTCATCCGTCAGCAGCCTCACCGAGGATCATATCAACAATACGATCGCGGCGATCCCGCTCGGCCGGCCTTCCTCGCCGAGTGACGTCGCCAATGGGCTCCTCTATCTCGCGAGCGATGCCTCTTCCTATGTCACTGGCGCGACTCTGACGATCGACGGCGGCAATTCCATCGGCTCGCTGGCCGTTCATCAGGCCAAGAAGCACCCGTTGTGA